Proteins from a genomic interval of Paenibacillus sp. FSL R5-0623:
- a CDS encoding sensor histidine kinase: MRLFIREHLALTCWVVAILFTVVAVFWYDGYNDWVTAAYAVALGLFLYIGYLVYRYYSHRSFYTRMSRSMDSLKEFVPLNETSPLSLALEKLLDSQYGQYHAHLHRLEQRQQEYLTFMNQWVHQMKTPLSVIELTVEGQEDDDPRLISIREEADQMRRGLETVLYVARLDTFEQDFSVEPVILKTAGEEAIHELKRFFIRNHVYPEMHIDSALVVQSDAKWIRFVLVQLLSNAIKYSAGSGQKIHLRAYEAERSIVLEVEDQGIGIPKSDLNRVFQPFFTGENGRHFKESTGMGLYIAKEVLTRMNHRIDLESVYGEGTTVRITFNS; the protein is encoded by the coding sequence ATGAGATTGTTTATACGAGAACATCTCGCTTTAACGTGCTGGGTTGTTGCCATCTTGTTCACCGTTGTTGCAGTATTCTGGTATGACGGTTACAACGATTGGGTCACGGCTGCTTATGCCGTAGCGTTGGGATTATTTTTATACATCGGATATTTGGTGTATCGTTATTATTCACATCGCTCCTTTTATACCCGGATGTCACGATCAATGGATTCGCTGAAGGAATTTGTACCATTGAACGAAACAAGTCCATTATCACTGGCGCTGGAGAAGCTGCTGGATTCACAATACGGACAGTATCATGCTCATCTCCATCGGCTGGAACAACGGCAACAAGAATATCTGACATTCATGAACCAGTGGGTCCATCAGATGAAGACACCTTTATCCGTCATCGAGTTGACTGTGGAAGGTCAGGAAGATGACGATCCCAGGCTCATAAGTATTCGAGAGGAAGCAGACCAGATGAGACGGGGATTGGAGACTGTGCTGTATGTGGCCCGGTTGGATACCTTCGAACAGGATTTCAGTGTGGAACCTGTGATACTGAAGACCGCTGGGGAAGAGGCGATCCATGAGCTCAAGCGATTCTTTATTCGCAATCACGTCTATCCAGAGATGCATATCGATTCTGCGCTGGTTGTACAATCCGATGCCAAGTGGATTCGTTTTGTCTTGGTACAGTTACTGTCCAATGCAATCAAGTACTCTGCGGGCAGTGGACAAAAGATTCATCTGCGTGCGTATGAAGCGGAACGCTCCATCGTACTGGAAGTCGAGGATCAAGGCATCGGGATTCCGAAGTCTGATCTAAACCGGGTATTCCAGCCTTTCTTCACTGGGGAGAACGGGCGGCATTTCAAAGAGTCCACTGGCATGGGGCTGTATATTGCCAAAGAAGTGTTAACACGCATGAATCATCGGATTGATCTTGAATCCGTGTACGGCGAAGGAACGACTGTCCGAATTACATTCAACTCCTGA
- the nagZ gene encoding beta-N-acetylhexosaminidase, with protein MHNYRYNSNNKWRKPLYMMCLLLGIVLLLSACGQAQKPSSATDSNSGSNAGSNSGQSSSSPEQNTAQPQEEVPEEVDPVQEQLGSLTLEEKIGQMILAGVQGTTLDDQAKQMITDQKVGGIIFYANNVSTLEGTAKFVQSIKEANQSNPVPIFMSVDQEGGKVSRMPETVESIPSSRKVGETKDSALAETMGELLARQVQLAGFNVDFAPVLDVNSNPKNPVIGDRSFGSSAELVSRMGIAEMKGLRSEGTIPVVKHFPGHGDTSVDSHLDLPVVNKTEKQLAELEWIPFQAAVKEQAEAVMVAHILFPKLDPDHPASLSDVIIGEHLREKFNYDGVVITDDLSMGAIAKNFKLDEATLATVKAGSDILLVAHSYESAKTIFDTLISAVKSGKITESRIDESVYRILALKQQYKLSDDQKASGDLKQLNADIVDWRKQVDAR; from the coding sequence TTGCACAACTATAGGTACAACTCGAACAATAAATGGAGAAAACCACTGTATATGATGTGTCTTCTGCTGGGGATCGTTCTGCTTTTATCCGCATGTGGCCAAGCACAGAAACCTTCCTCCGCAACGGACTCGAATTCCGGCTCCAACGCTGGCTCTAACTCAGGGCAATCTTCCTCATCGCCGGAGCAGAATACCGCTCAACCGCAGGAAGAAGTACCAGAAGAAGTCGATCCGGTGCAGGAGCAACTGGGTTCATTAACGTTGGAAGAGAAGATTGGACAGATGATACTGGCCGGTGTTCAAGGGACAACGTTGGATGATCAAGCCAAACAGATGATTACGGATCAAAAGGTAGGGGGCATTATTTTCTATGCCAACAATGTATCGACACTTGAGGGAACAGCCAAGTTTGTGCAATCCATCAAGGAAGCAAATCAGTCCAACCCGGTACCGATCTTCATGAGTGTGGATCAGGAGGGCGGCAAAGTGAGTCGTATGCCGGAGACGGTGGAATCCATTCCTTCCAGTAGAAAAGTAGGCGAGACGAAAGATAGTGCGCTTGCTGAAACGATGGGTGAATTGTTGGCGAGACAAGTTCAGCTTGCGGGTTTTAATGTGGACTTTGCTCCTGTGCTGGATGTGAATAGTAATCCGAAGAACCCGGTGATTGGAGATCGTTCATTCGGTAGCTCGGCAGAACTGGTGTCACGTATGGGGATTGCAGAGATGAAGGGACTACGTAGTGAAGGGACTATTCCGGTAGTGAAACATTTTCCGGGTCATGGGGATACGTCCGTGGACTCCCATCTTGATCTGCCTGTCGTGAATAAAACGGAAAAACAACTGGCCGAGCTTGAATGGATTCCATTCCAGGCCGCAGTGAAGGAGCAGGCAGAGGCGGTCATGGTTGCACACATTTTGTTCCCGAAGCTGGACCCGGATCATCCGGCTTCCTTATCGGATGTCATTATTGGTGAACATCTGCGCGAGAAGTTCAACTATGATGGTGTGGTCATCACAGATGACCTGAGTATGGGAGCCATCGCGAAGAACTTCAAGTTGGACGAAGCAACCCTAGCAACGGTTAAAGCAGGAAGTGACATTCTCTTGGTCGCTCACAGTTATGAGAGTGCCAAGACGATTTTTGATACGCTAATAAGTGCAGTGAAGTCAGGTAAAATCACCGAGTCCCGAATTGATGAGAGTGTATATCGTATCCTGGCATTGAAGCAACAATACAAGTTATCGGATGATCAGAAAGCTTCCGGAGACCTGAAGCAATTGAATGCAGATATTGTGGATTGGCGTAAGCAAGTCGATGCTAGATAA
- a CDS encoding NADH:flavin oxidoreductase: MNVPSALFKPFTSDKLTLSNRIVMAPMTRGFSPEGVPGPEVAEYYRRRAAGGVGLIITEGTGINHPSSVSGASIPLFHGEDSLQGWANVVKAVHEAGGKIMPQLWHVGTARRSGDLPNAEAEPVSPSGVSIAGEPSREPLTEEEIQGLVQAFAQAAADAQRIGFDGIELHGAHGYLIDQFFWEQTNRRTDNYGGDLVRRTQFAIEVIEACRAAVGPDFPIVLRFSQWKMGNYEARLVETPEQLEQFLAPLSAAGVDIFHCSTRRFWLPEFEGSELNLAGWTQKITGKPAISVGSVGLEAEFVDRATENPGTGDAHLDLLNEKLENNEFDLIALGRVLLSDPEWPAKVREGRISEIIPFTTEVLQTLH; encoded by the coding sequence ATGAACGTACCTTCAGCATTATTCAAACCTTTCACCTCGGACAAGCTAACATTGTCTAATCGAATCGTTATGGCACCCATGACTCGCGGATTCTCACCAGAGGGTGTACCTGGACCAGAAGTTGCTGAATACTATCGTCGCAGAGCAGCAGGTGGAGTGGGACTCATCATAACAGAAGGTACAGGCATTAATCATCCATCTTCGGTTAGTGGAGCGAGTATTCCATTATTCCATGGTGAGGATTCGTTGCAAGGATGGGCTAATGTAGTGAAAGCAGTACATGAAGCGGGTGGCAAAATCATGCCACAATTGTGGCATGTGGGTACAGCACGTCGTTCCGGTGACTTGCCTAACGCAGAAGCTGAGCCTGTAAGTCCGTCAGGGGTTAGCATAGCAGGTGAACCATCACGTGAACCATTAACGGAAGAAGAGATTCAAGGTCTTGTACAGGCATTTGCCCAAGCGGCAGCGGATGCACAGCGAATCGGGTTTGACGGCATTGAACTGCACGGAGCCCATGGATACCTGATTGACCAATTCTTCTGGGAGCAGACGAATCGACGGACCGACAATTATGGTGGTGATTTGGTACGTCGAACCCAATTTGCGATTGAAGTGATTGAAGCTTGTCGTGCGGCGGTTGGTCCTGATTTCCCAATTGTGCTCCGGTTCTCCCAATGGAAGATGGGGAATTATGAGGCACGTCTGGTGGAGACGCCAGAACAATTGGAGCAATTCCTGGCCCCACTCAGTGCTGCTGGCGTAGATATATTCCATTGCTCTACACGCCGGTTCTGGTTGCCTGAATTCGAAGGATCTGAGCTGAACCTTGCGGGTTGGACGCAGAAAATCACTGGCAAACCAGCCATTTCGGTTGGATCGGTAGGACTTGAAGCTGAATTTGTAGACAGAGCAACCGAGAACCCGGGAACAGGGGATGCCCACTTGGATCTATTAAATGAGAAGCTGGAGAACAATGAATTTGACCTGATCGCCTTGGGTCGTGTTCTGCTTAGTGATCCCGAATGGCCTGCCAAAGTTCGTGAAGGTCGCATATCCGAAATCATTCCATTTACAACGGAAGTGTTGCAAACACTCCATTAA
- a CDS encoding response regulator transcription factor: MYTIMIIEDDPKIAGLLKSHIERYGDRAVLVEDFEMIVQQFEQVQPHVVLLDINLPSYDGFYWCRQIRTLSTCPILFISARSGKMDQVMALENGADDYITKPFEHEIVIAKIRSQLRRVYGDYAARDEERKVELDGLVVYLERQEIQLGDRKVQLTKKETILLETLLRRSPKLVSRETILEKLWDDSFVDDNTLSVNVTRVRKRLAELGITDALETVRGSGYRLNNNWKAASPS; this comes from the coding sequence ATGTATACCATTATGATAATAGAGGACGATCCCAAGATTGCGGGGTTATTGAAATCACATATTGAACGCTACGGGGATCGGGCCGTTCTGGTCGAGGATTTTGAGATGATTGTGCAACAGTTTGAGCAGGTACAGCCACATGTGGTACTTCTGGATATCAACTTGCCCAGTTACGATGGTTTCTATTGGTGCCGCCAGATTCGTACGCTGTCCACATGCCCCATTTTGTTTATCTCCGCGCGGAGTGGGAAGATGGATCAGGTCATGGCACTGGAGAATGGGGCGGATGATTATATCACGAAGCCATTTGAGCATGAGATTGTTATAGCGAAAATTCGAAGTCAGCTGCGCAGGGTATATGGGGATTACGCTGCACGTGACGAAGAACGCAAGGTGGAACTGGACGGCTTGGTCGTGTACTTGGAGAGACAGGAGATTCAGCTCGGTGATCGCAAAGTGCAGCTGACGAAGAAGGAAACGATTCTACTGGAAACGTTACTGCGCCGCAGTCCCAAGCTGGTGAGCAGAGAGACAATATTGGAGAAGCTGTGGGATGATTCTTTTGTGGATGACAACACACTCAGCGTTAACGTTACTCGGGTGCGTAAGCGATTAGCCGAACTTGGAATTACGGATGCACTGGAAACGGTCAGAGGTTCGGGTTATCGACTGAACAATAACTGGAAAGCCGCTTCTCCATCATGA
- a CDS encoding 2,3-butanediol dehydrogenase, which produces MKALRWHGVKDLRLENINEPHPEEGKVKIKVEWCGICGSDLHEYTAGPIFIPAQAPHPLTGEQAPIVMGHEFSGQVVEVGEGVTRFKAGDRVVVEPIYACGHCEACKQGRYNLCDQMGFLGLAGGGGGFSEYVTAAENMVHAIPDSISYEQGALVEPSAVALHAVRQSKLKVGDTAAVFGAGPIGLLVIEALKASGASDIYVVELSDERKAKAEELGAIVIDPMQFNVVEEIHQRTQGGVNVAYEVTGVPRVLQQAIDSTRIGGELMIVSIFEQEAPIHPNSIVMKERTVNGIIGYRDVFPAVISLMDKGFFPADKLVTKRISLDEVVEHGFEALLKEKNQVKILVKAE; this is translated from the coding sequence ATGAAAGCATTACGTTGGCATGGAGTCAAAGATTTACGTCTCGAAAATATTAATGAACCTCACCCTGAAGAAGGCAAGGTCAAAATAAAAGTGGAATGGTGCGGTATCTGCGGCAGTGATTTGCACGAGTACACAGCAGGTCCAATCTTCATTCCGGCTCAAGCGCCGCATCCGCTAACAGGGGAACAAGCGCCTATAGTTATGGGGCATGAATTCTCAGGACAGGTGGTTGAAGTAGGGGAAGGTGTTACACGTTTCAAGGCAGGCGATCGTGTTGTGGTAGAACCCATCTATGCATGTGGACACTGCGAAGCTTGTAAACAGGGCAGATACAATCTGTGCGATCAGATGGGTTTCCTTGGACTCGCTGGAGGCGGAGGAGGATTCTCCGAGTATGTAACTGCTGCAGAAAACATGGTACATGCCATTCCGGATTCAATCTCGTATGAGCAAGGTGCGTTGGTTGAACCTTCAGCAGTAGCACTTCACGCTGTGCGCCAAAGCAAGCTGAAAGTGGGAGATACGGCAGCCGTGTTTGGCGCAGGCCCAATCGGACTACTGGTCATCGAAGCGCTTAAAGCTTCGGGAGCGTCAGATATTTATGTGGTGGAGTTATCGGATGAACGGAAAGCAAAAGCCGAAGAGCTCGGTGCCATTGTGATTGATCCAATGCAGTTTAATGTCGTGGAAGAGATCCATCAGCGTACACAAGGTGGCGTTAACGTAGCCTATGAAGTAACTGGTGTTCCACGTGTTCTGCAACAAGCCATCGATTCAACACGTATTGGTGGAGAGTTGATGATCGTCAGTATTTTTGAACAGGAAGCACCGATTCACCCGAACTCGATTGTCATGAAAGAACGTACAGTTAATGGCATTATTGGTTATCGCGATGTGTTCCCGGCGGTTATCAGTCTGATGGATAAAGGTTTCTTCCCGGCTGATAAGCTGGTGACCAAACGAATTTCGTTGGATGAAGTAGTAGAGCATGGATTTGAAGCACTGTTGAAAGAGAAAAATCAGGTTAAGATTTTGGTAAAAGCTGAATAG
- a CDS encoding ABC transporter ATP-binding protein, which produces MEICSVKQISKIYKGIVSYEALSGIDLSIQEGEFVGIMGPSGSGKTTLLNMISTIDHPTSGELRIAGKNPFELNQDELALFRRKELGFVFQSFNLLNTLTVKENIVLPLTLDGVSLAEMNTRVEQLASKLGIESILNKRTYEISGGQAQRTAIARALIHSPKLILADEPTGNLDSKAARDVMEILETRNQEDQATMLLVTHDAVAASYCSRVVFIKDGKLYNEIHYGDNRAAFYQKIINVLSLMGGSGHEFSPVRH; this is translated from the coding sequence ATGGAGATTTGTTCTGTGAAACAGATCAGTAAAATCTACAAAGGCATCGTATCTTATGAAGCGTTATCAGGAATTGACCTCAGTATTCAGGAAGGTGAGTTTGTTGGCATCATGGGACCATCGGGTAGTGGCAAAACAACACTGCTGAACATGATCTCAACCATTGATCATCCAACATCAGGCGAATTGCGGATTGCAGGGAAGAATCCGTTTGAATTGAATCAGGACGAACTCGCGCTGTTCCGGCGCAAAGAGCTTGGTTTCGTTTTTCAATCGTTCAATCTGTTAAATACCCTGACAGTCAAGGAAAACATTGTGCTGCCACTGACTCTTGACGGTGTTTCGCTAGCAGAGATGAACACACGTGTGGAACAGCTGGCAAGCAAGCTCGGGATCGAAAGTATTCTGAACAAACGGACATATGAGATATCAGGAGGACAGGCACAGCGTACGGCCATTGCCAGAGCGCTTATCCATTCCCCGAAGCTGATTCTGGCCGATGAGCCAACAGGCAACCTGGATTCGAAGGCGGCAAGAGATGTGATGGAGATTCTCGAAACGCGCAATCAGGAGGATCAGGCTACGATGCTGCTGGTCACTCATGATGCAGTAGCTGCAAGTTATTGCAGTCGGGTTGTCTTTATCAAGGATGGCAAACTGTATAATGAAATTCACTACGGCGATAATCGCGCAGCCTTTTACCAGAAGATTATTAATGTATTATCCCTAATGGGAGGTTCAGGACATGAATTTTCGCCAGTTCGCCATTAA
- a CDS encoding ABC transporter permease — MNFRQFAINNVVRNKRIYLAHFLSSTFSVMIFFTYALLLFHPDLKAGLKGSSGTVTLLANQGFMIAEIIIFIFSFLFLLYSVGSFLKTRKKEFGIFLIIGMTRKQMNRLLFMENMCIGLASIITGIGLGIIFGKLILLICGSMLAVENSLRFYFPLKGIALTAGAFLLLFVVIAMSSSLLIRKGTLIDLVKSEEKPKPEPKASRLLALLSVLFIGGGYAGVFTFVWISFSFPLLLASVVVVIAGTYFLFTQLSVYIIRALKRNPRLFFRKTNLLFLSELTYRMKDNAIMFFMVSIISASSFTGIGTMLAIADPGLSSMSNPYAFSYMNNWDTPNSERHIRQIEETLIDHEVPYVKGSYAPLYENNNGNIIKLSDYNRLAKALGYEERTLKQIDESFMTPSNLAVRKKYRDQAEKGFSGTEVNLEIDNRRVPVQLSTPGTEIVIPFQNEINLYVVTDELFGEMRPAYNEEVGMPEDFYSMRTTQFIVKDWMSTRSFAPELIQSIQNDRSDRGYFETSALVVDWLNSKQTNGIILILSGLIGIVFFTFAASFTYFRLYADLERDEAQYRMIGKMGLSRPELRKIVTRQLLLMFFLPILVAVIHSSVAFVALQQLVDFSVFGYSLRIFLVFASMQILYFALVRWRYLRHMYSKLV; from the coding sequence ATGAATTTTCGCCAGTTCGCCATTAATAACGTTGTTCGCAACAAACGAATTTATCTGGCTCATTTTCTGAGCAGTACATTTTCCGTTATGATCTTTTTTACTTACGCATTGCTTCTGTTCCATCCCGATTTGAAAGCGGGGTTAAAGGGATCGAGTGGGACGGTAACGTTGCTTGCGAATCAAGGATTTATGATTGCAGAGATCATTATATTCATCTTTTCATTCCTTTTCCTGCTCTATTCCGTTGGTTCATTCCTGAAGACGCGCAAGAAGGAATTTGGTATTTTCCTGATCATTGGCATGACACGTAAACAGATGAACAGGCTTCTGTTTATGGAGAACATGTGTATCGGATTAGCTTCGATCATTACCGGGATCGGACTCGGAATTATTTTCGGCAAATTGATCCTGCTGATCTGTGGCTCCATGCTGGCTGTTGAGAACAGCCTTCGATTCTATTTTCCACTGAAAGGCATTGCCCTGACGGCTGGTGCATTTCTGCTGCTGTTTGTTGTGATCGCGATGTCATCATCCTTGCTCATTCGCAAAGGAACTCTCATTGACCTTGTGAAATCAGAGGAAAAACCGAAACCGGAACCCAAAGCATCACGTCTACTCGCCTTGTTATCGGTATTGTTCATTGGCGGGGGCTATGCAGGAGTATTCACTTTTGTATGGATAAGCTTCTCGTTTCCGTTATTACTCGCAAGTGTCGTGGTTGTTATTGCAGGTACGTACTTTTTGTTCACACAGCTCAGTGTATACATCATTCGGGCACTGAAAAGAAATCCCAGGTTGTTTTTCCGTAAAACCAATCTGCTCTTCCTATCTGAACTTACCTATCGAATGAAAGATAACGCGATCATGTTTTTCATGGTAAGTATCATCTCGGCTTCTTCATTTACGGGAATTGGCACCATGCTTGCTATTGCTGACCCGGGGTTGTCGTCCATGTCGAATCCGTACGCATTCAGTTATATGAATAACTGGGATACTCCCAACTCCGAGCGACATATTCGGCAAATTGAAGAAACGTTGATTGATCATGAAGTTCCCTATGTCAAAGGTAGCTATGCTCCGCTCTATGAAAATAATAATGGAAATATTATCAAGCTAAGTGATTATAATCGTTTGGCGAAGGCACTCGGGTATGAGGAACGCACGTTGAAACAGATCGATGAGTCATTTATGACACCAAGCAATTTGGCGGTTCGTAAGAAGTACCGTGATCAGGCCGAAAAAGGATTCTCAGGGACGGAGGTCAATCTGGAGATTGATAATCGGCGCGTACCTGTTCAGCTATCGACCCCCGGTACCGAGATTGTTATCCCTTTTCAAAATGAAATTAACCTCTACGTCGTAACTGACGAATTGTTTGGGGAGATGAGACCAGCGTACAACGAGGAAGTGGGGATGCCTGAAGATTTCTATTCCATGCGAACGACCCAATTTATCGTAAAAGATTGGATGAGTACACGCAGCTTCGCTCCTGAGTTAATCCAATCCATTCAAAATGATAGATCCGATCGAGGTTATTTCGAGACCAGCGCGCTTGTAGTGGACTGGCTTAATTCCAAACAAACAAACGGGATCATTCTGATCTTGAGCGGTCTGATTGGCATTGTTTTCTTCACCTTTGCAGCAAGCTTCACGTATTTCAGACTATACGCAGATCTAGAACGCGATGAAGCGCAGTATCGCATGATTGGCAAAATGGGACTGAGTCGTCCCGAACTCCGCAAGATCGTAACAAGGCAGCTATTGCTTATGTTCTTCCTGCCGATTCTGGTGGCGGTCATCCACAGTTCGGTTGCCTTTGTGGCGTTGCAGCAACTGGTTGATTTCTCGGTCTTCGGATACAGCCTGCGTATCTTCTTGGTGTTTGCTTCCATGCAGATCCTGTATTTTGCACTCGTGCGCTGGCGGTATCTGCGTCATATGTATTCCAAATTAGTCTAA
- a CDS encoding D-2-hydroxyacid dehydrogenase family protein, whose protein sequence is MNTKLRCAVLDDYQNVALTSADWGPLMDQVEIQTFNNYMGSEDKVIQELQDFDIVVLMRERTPFPEKVISQLPRLKLLITSGMRNASIDLKAAEKNGIIVCGTEGSSNPPTELTWALILGLSRQLVTENNALRSNRNWQSTVGLDLHGRTLGLIGLGKIGTRMAEIAQAFGMNVMAWSENLTQEKAEKHGVTWSETKEQLLAQSDIVSIHLVLSDRTRNLIGQAEFQLMKSSALLINTSRAGIVDQEAMVEALQRGVIAGAGLDVYEQEPLPVNHVMRTLPNVLATPHLGYVTRGNYEIYYNHTVENIAMFLKGTPIRQLHS, encoded by the coding sequence ATGAATACGAAGTTGCGCTGTGCTGTTTTGGATGACTATCAGAACGTTGCGCTGACGTCGGCGGATTGGGGTCCGTTGATGGATCAGGTGGAGATTCAGACATTCAACAACTATATGGGCTCGGAAGATAAAGTCATTCAGGAATTGCAGGATTTCGATATTGTGGTGCTGATGCGGGAACGTACACCGTTTCCGGAGAAGGTCATTTCACAGCTTCCTAGGCTAAAACTTCTGATTACAAGTGGTATGCGCAACGCGTCGATAGATCTCAAGGCTGCAGAGAAGAACGGGATTATTGTGTGTGGAACCGAGGGAAGCTCTAATCCGCCGACGGAGCTTACATGGGCACTGATTCTAGGTCTGTCCAGACAACTGGTTACGGAAAATAATGCACTTCGCTCCAATCGAAACTGGCAGAGCACTGTAGGGCTGGATTTGCATGGGAGAACACTTGGATTGATCGGTTTGGGCAAAATAGGTACTCGCATGGCTGAGATCGCACAAGCATTCGGCATGAATGTGATGGCCTGGAGCGAGAATCTAACACAAGAGAAAGCCGAAAAACATGGTGTAACTTGGTCCGAGACCAAGGAGCAATTGCTTGCACAGAGCGACATTGTATCCATTCATCTAGTATTGAGTGATCGTACGCGGAATCTGATCGGACAAGCCGAATTTCAACTAATGAAATCGAGTGCGCTACTCATCAATACGTCACGAGCGGGCATTGTTGATCAGGAAGCTATGGTGGAGGCATTGCAGCGTGGTGTGATTGCTGGTGCGGGTCTGGATGTATATGAGCAGGAACCACTACCAGTTAACCATGTGATGCGAACATTGCCCAACGTTCTTGCCACACCGCATCTGGGTTATGTGACTCGTGGCAATTATGAAATCTATTATAATCATACCGTAGAGAATATAGCGATGTTCCTGAAGGGAACACCAATCAGGCAACTGCATTCTTAG
- a CDS encoding LacI family DNA-binding transcriptional regulator, translating to MRKEQKLTIKDVAERAGVGIATVSRAINNSEGISSKTRDKVMQAIEELGFVPNTSAQSLKIRQTHQIALVVPDIRNAIIPEISWSVEQTAKQHGYHVVQINTAGNARTELETIRNVKKLHVDGLIFMPLAYPKTLPGLIDKAPLPISMINYGKKLEPGMKADIVSLSQPEGKLVMEHLFKIGRTRIAYAGAPKDIIEERFRAYEQAVGHVDISLVYFGEDFSLNTGANAADYFYGLTHMPDAVYAINDMVAIGLVNRFKELGIRVPEDVAVVGVDNNQWTTVTSPQISSVSIMGEEVARLATELLLKRIREMNTTDYEHIQFEPRLIVRESSVAMIHSSQRGPHS from the coding sequence TTGAGGAAAGAACAGAAACTTACGATCAAGGACGTTGCAGAGCGTGCCGGCGTGGGCATCGCTACCGTATCCAGGGCCATCAACAATTCAGAAGGCATCAGCAGTAAAACACGAGATAAAGTGATGCAGGCCATTGAAGAACTGGGGTTTGTACCCAACACCTCGGCACAGAGTCTGAAAATCCGGCAAACGCACCAGATCGCGCTCGTGGTACCCGACATACGTAACGCCATCATTCCGGAAATCTCCTGGTCTGTAGAGCAAACGGCGAAGCAGCATGGGTACCATGTCGTGCAGATCAATACGGCAGGCAATGCCAGAACGGAGCTTGAAACCATTCGTAATGTCAAAAAATTGCATGTGGACGGACTGATCTTCATGCCTCTGGCGTACCCCAAAACGTTACCCGGACTGATTGATAAAGCGCCGCTCCCTATCTCCATGATTAATTACGGCAAAAAACTGGAACCTGGCATGAAGGCAGATATCGTCTCTTTGTCTCAACCTGAAGGCAAATTGGTGATGGAGCATCTGTTCAAAATCGGCCGGACTCGAATCGCATATGCCGGTGCACCGAAGGACATTATTGAAGAACGCTTTCGTGCGTATGAGCAAGCCGTAGGCCATGTGGACATTTCTCTCGTCTACTTTGGTGAGGACTTTTCATTAAATACAGGCGCTAATGCTGCAGATTATTTCTATGGACTTACGCATATGCCAGATGCGGTCTATGCCATTAATGATATGGTTGCCATCGGATTGGTTAATCGGTTCAAGGAGTTAGGGATTCGTGTACCTGAAGATGTGGCTGTTGTGGGTGTGGATAACAATCAATGGACGACTGTCACGTCTCCTCAGATCAGTTCCGTGTCCATTATGGGCGAAGAAGTCGCCAGACTTGCTACCGAGCTGTTGTTAAAACGAATTCGGGAGATGAATACGACCGATTACGAACACATCCAGTTTGAACCACGCTTAATCGTTCGTGAATCAAGCGTCGCCATGATTCATTCTTCCCAGCGAGGACCACACAGTTAA